The Vespa velutina chromosome 22, iVesVel2.1, whole genome shotgun sequence genome includes a window with the following:
- the LOC124956505 gene encoding kinesin-like protein KIF21A isoform X1 — MADDSSVRVAVRIRPQVAREVIDMCRICTQVPPGEPQVFLGPDKAFTYDYVFDTGIGQSIIYDTCVARLVEGALDGYNATVLAYGQTGSGKTYTMGTGFDVEVDDNIIGIIPRAIRHLFNGIAEKQERARERTQMPPEFKVTAQFLELYNEDLKDLLEPGGPRGGARIHEDTAGNIHLAGVEPRIVTSPEQALEYLRLGALSRTTGSTQMNTQSSRSHAIFTLYVKQQRCIRVEDPDADVDTSGTEPANEFETLTAKFHFVDLAGSERLKRTGATGDRAKEGISINCGLLALGNVISALGDKAKKALHVPYRDSKLTRLLQDSLGGNSQTVMIACVSPSDRDFMETLSTLKYANRARNIKNKVTINQDKSSRTIASLRREIQQLQLELMEYRQGKRVVGEDGMNDAWHENQMLNSELQSLRTRVKALSETVEALTAKNVLLLAEKAAGQWVSASGGSGEQVTSLVQGYVQEIEELRARLLEAEAMYHQLKKRQMQVNAANPYGDSSYILQSDSSSVLIDAKKELQKEVEALAALKEQQMQSVNTTNKAVDETEIDDTENGQDSISEDDSDDDSDRKEEDEEEEAMGRELEALTSDIDVKQRLIQELELSQRRLQTMKQHYEDKLAQLQARIKDTQEERDKVLSSLQQQPAPPTEKVKKLRDEYEKKLSAMQKEMRLLQSAKKEHARLLKNQSQNENRLRGLRNELAEMKRAKVKLLNKMREEAQRHKENELKRNREIAQLRKESRRNANMIRSLEADKRMKEVVLRRKQEEVSALRKRDRGLSQKVAGRTPSKPINPKALKQRWQTFERTITKQALAKQAAAETEREMERLLQERDELGRDLDRLQKQRNIMTTTRGDTTDIDEEIDNFKSKISYLQDSIAECQRDMVEMGDGEAESEPGVEALISTIRTVDEAQYLLQRMLAFTLEQSCVAAQKQLEVRDMESRLNQVAQESDVQHQLLEHVLRDRDLLSLTNNHNTSTYSPPSSRSSSPDNSESYQIINMEEKQRNNKVRRRTTQPQELLYGVHASPESLKVEDQNQNHNHPLTRVPSAPGSLKGLVLTRSQHNTGVTGGSPTLSRRDSTSPRPLRRPLHPGGGSMEQVAHTDISSPPGSPTTYRRFNSREENVFSRLTASRQPMSVDPQPMKGIISQYQGKAQPRAILQCSHIAEGHSKAVLTIYATTDLLFSGSKDRTVKVWDLRTGIENLTLSGHPNNVVAVKYSALHHLLFSVSAAYVKVWDLRAGNSCIKTLFSSGQAQSGPIALSTPSRTLQVPVGETTINDLVLSLNERELYTASSDKVRIWDIRKLTYNGKLSTPHTAAVMCLAVADDGRVIAGSKDHLISLVEPNTSGQSVSLAPPHYDGVQCLATSDSTLFSGSRDMCIKRWDLSRMELVQSLNNAHKDWILGLCIINDGTIMVSGCRGGVLKAWSVPKDQTGECTSIGEVRAHGSAINAVTTNQQHIFTASNDGTVRLWSYYKRDARTFQRSNSLKS; from the exons ATGGCTGATGATTCGAGTGTACGCGTTGCTGTACG aaTAAGGCCTCAAGTAGCTAGAGAAGTAATTGATATGTGCCGGATTTGTACTCAAGTACCTCCTGGAGAACCCCAGGTCTTTCTTGGACCAGATAAGGCCTTCACTTatgattatgtttttgataCGGGAATTGGCCAAAGCATCATTTATGATACATGCGTCGCTCGTCTAGTAGAAGGTGCTTTGGATGGATACAATGCAACCGTTCTCGCTTATGGTCAAACTGGTTCTGGCAAAACATATACAATGGGCACTGGTTTTGATGTAGAAGTTGATGACAATATTATCGGCATAATTCCTAGAGCCATTAGGCACTTATTTAATGGTATAGCAGAGAAGCAAGAACGTGCTCGAGAACGTACACAAATGCCACCAGAATTTAag GTTACAGCACAatttttagaattatataatgaaGATTTAAAGGATTTATTAGAGCCAGGTGGTCCAAGAGGTGGCGCACGAATTCATGAAGATACAGCTGGGAATATACATTTGGCTGGTGTAGAACCAAGAATTGTAACTAGTCCAGAACAAGCATTAGAATATCTACGTTTAGGAGCATTATCACGTACAACTGGTTCCACGCAAATGAATACACAATCATCAAGATCACAtgcaatatttacattatatgtGAAACAACAAAGATGCATTAGAGTTGAAGATCCAGATGCCGATGTGGATACAAGTGGTACTGAACCAGCTAATGAATTTGAAACTTTAACtgcaaaatttcattttgttgaCTTGGCTGGTTCAGAACGGTTAAAAAGAACAGGTGCTACTGGGGACAGAGCAAAAGAAGGCATATCTATAAATTGTGGATTG TTGGCTTTAGGAAATGTAATTTCTGCACTTGGAGATAAAGCAAAGAAAGCGTTACATGTACCGTACAGAGATTCAAAATTAACTAGATTATTGCAAGATTCTTTGGGag GCAATAGTCAAACTGTTATGATAGCTTGTGTTTCACCAAGTGATAGAGATTTTATGGAAACTTTAAGTACTTTAAAATATGCAAATAGAGCAAGGAATATAAAGAACAAAGTTACTATTAATCAGGATAAGAGTTCTAGAACAATTGCTTCTCTTAGAAGAGAAATACAACAGCTTCAATTAGAATTAATGGAATATAGACAag gaaAAAGGGTTGTTGGTGAAGATGGTATGAATGATGCATGGCATGAAAATCAAATGCTAAACAGTGAACTACAAAGTCTTCGAACAAGAGTAAAAGCACTTTCTGAAACAGTTGAGGCATTGACTGCTAAAAATGTACTCTTATTAGCGGAGAAAGCGGCAGGGCAGTGGGTATCTGCATCGGGTGGAAGTGGTGAACAGGTAACTAGCTTGGTGCAAGGATATGTTCAGGAAATAGAAGAATTACGAGCTCGTTTGTTGGAAGCAGAGGCTATGTATCATCAATTAAAGAAGAGACAGATGCAG GTGAATGCTGCAAATCCGTATGGAGATAGTTCGTATATCTTACAAAGTGACTCTTCGTCAGTTTTAATCGATGCTAAAAAAGAATTgcaaaaagaagtagaagcaTTGGCTGCTTTAAAAGAGCAACAGATGCAAAGTGTTAATACTACAAATAAAGCTGTGGATGAAACAGAAATTGATGACACTGAAAACGGACAAGATTCTATTAGTGAGGATGATTCAGATGATGACTCAGATCGTAAAG aggaagatgaagaagaagaagctatGGGCCGTGAATTAGAAGCTTTAACGTCGGACATCGATGTTAAGCAGCGTTTAATTCAAGAATTAGAGCTTTCTCAAAGACGACTACAAACAATGAAGCAACATTATGAGGACAAACTTGCTCAATTGCAAGCGCGTATCAAAGATacacaagaagaaagagataaagtatTATCTTCCTTGCAACAGCAGCCAGCACCACCCACtgagaaagttaaaaaattaagagacgaatatgaaaaaaaattatctgcTATGCAGAAAGAAATGCGGCTTCTTCAATcagcaaaaaaagaacacgcGAGATTACTTAAAAATCAATCACAGAATGAGAATAGATTACGTGGACTGCGAAATGAATTAGCAGAAATGAAGAGAGCTAAAGTAAagctattaaataaaatgagagaagaagCTCAAAgacataaagaaaatgaattgaaaCGTAATAGAGAAATTGCTCAGTTACGCAAAGAAAGTCGAAGAAATGCAAATATGATTAGATCTTTAGAAGCTgataaaagaatgaaggagGTAGTACTTCGACGTAAACAAGAGGAGGTATCGGCactaagaaagagagatagaggactTAGTCAAAAAGTAGCTGGTAGAACACCTTCCAAACCTATTAATCCAAAAGCATTGAAACAGCGATGGCAAACCTTTGAAAGAACTATTACTAAGCAAGCATTGGCAAAGCAAGCTGCAGCTGAAACAGAACGAGAAATGGAAAGATTATTGCAAGAACGAGATGAATTAGGTAGAGATTTGGATAGATTACAAAAACAGAGAAACATTATGACAACTACGAGAGGAGATACTACTGATATTGACGAGGAAATCGAcaattttaaaagtaaaataagcTATTTGCAG gatAGTATAGCCGAATGTCAAAGAGATATGGTAGAAATGGGAGATGGTGAAGCAGAGAGTGAACCTGGTGTTGAAGCATTAATTTCTACTATTCGTACCGTAGACGAAGCccaatatttattacaaagaaTGTTGGCATTTACATTGGAACAAAGTTGCGTAGCTGCACAAAAACAACTTGAAGTAAGGGATATGGAATCACGGTTAAATCAAGTGGCACAAGAAAGTGACGTGCAGCATCAATTACTTGAACATGTATTGCGCGACCGAGATCTTTTGTCTCTcacaaataatcataatacatCGACATATAGCCCTCCTAGCTCAAGAAGTTCCTCCCCAGATAA CAGTGAAAgttatcaaattataaatatggaAGAAAAACAGCGAAACAATAAAGTGAGGCGAAGAACAACTCAACCTCAAGAGCTTCTCTATGGAGTGCATGCTAGCCCAGAAAGTTTAAAAGTAGAAGATCAAAATCAAAACCACAATCATCCGCTCACAAGGGTACCCAGTGCACCTGGTAGCCTAAA GGGATTAGTACTTACTAGAAGTCAACATAATACAGGTGTTACTGGTGGATCACCGACTTTGAGTCGTCGCGATAGTACGTCACCTCGACCACTGCGACGACCACTTCATCCTGGAGGAGGTTCTAT GGAACAGGTAGCGCATACGGATATTTCTTCACCGCCTGGTTCACCAACGACATACCGACGTTTTAATAGTCGCGAAGAAAATGTCTTCTCCAGACTTACTGCAAGTAGGCAACCAATGTCTGTAGATCCACAGCCTATGAAAGGAATAATTTCCCAATATCAGGGAAag gcTCAACCTCGAGCAATTCTGCAATGTTCTCATATAGCAGAAGGACATAGTAAAGCCGTTTTAACTATTTATGCAACTACGGATTTGCTTTTTAGTGGATCGAAAG atCGCACTGTGAAAGTATGGGACTTGAGGACcggaattgaaaatttaacacTTAGCGGTCACCCAAATAATGTTGTTGCAGTTAAATATTCTGCATTgcatcatttattatttagtgTCTCTGCAGCTTATGTCAAAGTATGGGATTTGCGAGCTGGTAATAGTTGCATAAAAACTCTTTTCTCGTCAGGCCAAGCACAAAGCGGCCCAATTGCTTTATCGACTCCATCTAGAACACTACAAGTACCTGTGGGTGAAACAACGATCAATGATCTTGTATTAAGTTTAAATGAACGAGAATTGTACACTGCATCTAGTGATAAAGTTAGAATATGGGATATTCGTAAATTGACATATAATGGTAAATTAAGTACACCTCATACAGCAGCTGTCATGTGCTTGGCTGTTGCCGATGATGGTAGAGTAATAGCAGGCAGTAAAGATCATTTGATTTCTCTTGTCGAACCTAATACTTCTGGTCAGTCAGTAAGTTTAGCGCCGCCACATTATGATGGAGTTCAATGTTTAGCTACAAGTGACAGTACTCTATTTTCTG gtTCAAGAGATATGTGTATTAAAAGATGGGATTTAAGTAGAATGGAATTAGTCCAATCATTAAATAATGCACACAAAGATTGGATCCTAGGATTGTGTATAATAAACGATGGTACTATCATGGTGTCAGGGTGTCGTGGTGGTGTTTTAAAAGCATGGTCTGTTCCGAAAGATCAAACAGGAGAATGTACTTCTATTGGGGAGGTTCGAGCACATGGATCTGCAATTAATGCTGTCACAACAAATCAACAACACATTTTTACTGCTAGCAA TGATGGAACTGTGAGATTGTGGAGCTACTATAAGAGAGATGCAAGAACTTTCCAAAGAAGCAATTCACTAAAAAGTTAA
- the LOC124956505 gene encoding kinesin-like protein KIF21A isoform X3 produces the protein MADDSSVRVAVRIRPQVAREVIDMCRICTQVPPGEPQVFLGPDKAFTYDYVFDTGIGQSIIYDTCVARLVEGALDGYNATVLAYGQTGSGKTYTMGTGFDVEVDDNIIGIIPRAIRHLFNGIAEKQERARERTQMPPEFKVTAQFLELYNEDLKDLLEPGGPRGGARIHEDTAGNIHLAGVEPRIVTSPEQALEYLRLGALSRTTGSTQMNTQSSRSHAIFTLYVKQQRCIRVEDPDADVDTSGTEPANEFETLTAKFHFVDLAGSERLKRTGATGDRAKEGISINCGLLALGNVISALGDKAKKALHVPYRDSKLTRLLQDSLGGNSQTVMIACVSPSDRDFMETLSTLKYANRARNIKNKVTINQDKSSRTIASLRREIQQLQLELMEYRQGKRVVGEDGMNDAWHENQMLNSELQSLRTRVKALSETVEALTAKNVLLLAEKAAGQWVSASGGSGEQVTSLVQGYVQEIEELRARLLEAEAMYHQLKKRQMQVNAANPYGDSSYILQSDSSSVLIDAKKELQKEVEALAALKEQQMQSVNTTNKAVDETEIDDTENGQDSISEDDSDDDSDRKEEDEEEEAMGRELEALTSDIDVKQRLIQELELSQRRLQTMKQHYEDKLAQLQARIKDTQEERDKVLSSLQQQPAPPTEKVKKLRDEYEKKLSAMQKEMRLLQSAKKEHARLLKNQSQNENRLRGLRNELAEMKRAKVKLLNKMREEAQRHKENELKRNREIAQLRKESRRNANMIRSLEADKRMKEVVLRRKQEEVSALRKRDRGLSQKVAGRTPSKPINPKALKQRWQTFERTITKQALAKQAAAETEREMERLLQERDELGRDLDRLQKQRNIMTTTRGDTTDIDEEIDNFKSKISYLQDSIAECQRDMVEMGDGEAESEPGVEALISTIRTVDEAQYLLQRMLAFTLEQSCVAAQKQLEVRDMESRLNQVAQESDVQHQLLEHVLRDRDLLSLTNNHNTSTYSPPSSRSSSPDNSESYQIINMEEKQRNNKVRRRTTQPQELLYGVHASPESLKVEDQNQNHNHPLTRVPSAPGSLKGLVLTRSQHNTGVTGGSPTLSRRDSTSPRPLRRPLHPGGGSMEQVAHTDISSPPGSPTTYRRFNSREENVFSRLTASRQPMSVDPQPMKGIISQYQGKAQPRAILQCSHIAEGHSKAVLTIYATTDLLFSGSKDRTVKVWDLRTGIENLTLSGHPNNVVAVKYSALHHLLFSVSAAYVKVWDLRAGNSCIKTLFSSGQAQSGPIALSTPSRTLQVPVGETTINDLVLSLNERELYTASSDKVRIWDIRKLTYNGKLSTPHTAAVMCLAVADDGRVIAGSKDHLISLVEPNTSGQSVSLAPPHYDGVQCLATSDSTLFSGSRDMCIKRWDLSRMELVQSLNNAHKDWILGLCIINDGTIMVSGCRGGVLKAWSVPKDQTGECTSIGEVRAHGSAINAVTTNQQHIFTASNSGEVKLWRIPDSSLTMSISTVSL, from the exons ATGGCTGATGATTCGAGTGTACGCGTTGCTGTACG aaTAAGGCCTCAAGTAGCTAGAGAAGTAATTGATATGTGCCGGATTTGTACTCAAGTACCTCCTGGAGAACCCCAGGTCTTTCTTGGACCAGATAAGGCCTTCACTTatgattatgtttttgataCGGGAATTGGCCAAAGCATCATTTATGATACATGCGTCGCTCGTCTAGTAGAAGGTGCTTTGGATGGATACAATGCAACCGTTCTCGCTTATGGTCAAACTGGTTCTGGCAAAACATATACAATGGGCACTGGTTTTGATGTAGAAGTTGATGACAATATTATCGGCATAATTCCTAGAGCCATTAGGCACTTATTTAATGGTATAGCAGAGAAGCAAGAACGTGCTCGAGAACGTACACAAATGCCACCAGAATTTAag GTTACAGCACAatttttagaattatataatgaaGATTTAAAGGATTTATTAGAGCCAGGTGGTCCAAGAGGTGGCGCACGAATTCATGAAGATACAGCTGGGAATATACATTTGGCTGGTGTAGAACCAAGAATTGTAACTAGTCCAGAACAAGCATTAGAATATCTACGTTTAGGAGCATTATCACGTACAACTGGTTCCACGCAAATGAATACACAATCATCAAGATCACAtgcaatatttacattatatgtGAAACAACAAAGATGCATTAGAGTTGAAGATCCAGATGCCGATGTGGATACAAGTGGTACTGAACCAGCTAATGAATTTGAAACTTTAACtgcaaaatttcattttgttgaCTTGGCTGGTTCAGAACGGTTAAAAAGAACAGGTGCTACTGGGGACAGAGCAAAAGAAGGCATATCTATAAATTGTGGATTG TTGGCTTTAGGAAATGTAATTTCTGCACTTGGAGATAAAGCAAAGAAAGCGTTACATGTACCGTACAGAGATTCAAAATTAACTAGATTATTGCAAGATTCTTTGGGag GCAATAGTCAAACTGTTATGATAGCTTGTGTTTCACCAAGTGATAGAGATTTTATGGAAACTTTAAGTACTTTAAAATATGCAAATAGAGCAAGGAATATAAAGAACAAAGTTACTATTAATCAGGATAAGAGTTCTAGAACAATTGCTTCTCTTAGAAGAGAAATACAACAGCTTCAATTAGAATTAATGGAATATAGACAag gaaAAAGGGTTGTTGGTGAAGATGGTATGAATGATGCATGGCATGAAAATCAAATGCTAAACAGTGAACTACAAAGTCTTCGAACAAGAGTAAAAGCACTTTCTGAAACAGTTGAGGCATTGACTGCTAAAAATGTACTCTTATTAGCGGAGAAAGCGGCAGGGCAGTGGGTATCTGCATCGGGTGGAAGTGGTGAACAGGTAACTAGCTTGGTGCAAGGATATGTTCAGGAAATAGAAGAATTACGAGCTCGTTTGTTGGAAGCAGAGGCTATGTATCATCAATTAAAGAAGAGACAGATGCAG GTGAATGCTGCAAATCCGTATGGAGATAGTTCGTATATCTTACAAAGTGACTCTTCGTCAGTTTTAATCGATGCTAAAAAAGAATTgcaaaaagaagtagaagcaTTGGCTGCTTTAAAAGAGCAACAGATGCAAAGTGTTAATACTACAAATAAAGCTGTGGATGAAACAGAAATTGATGACACTGAAAACGGACAAGATTCTATTAGTGAGGATGATTCAGATGATGACTCAGATCGTAAAG aggaagatgaagaagaagaagctatGGGCCGTGAATTAGAAGCTTTAACGTCGGACATCGATGTTAAGCAGCGTTTAATTCAAGAATTAGAGCTTTCTCAAAGACGACTACAAACAATGAAGCAACATTATGAGGACAAACTTGCTCAATTGCAAGCGCGTATCAAAGATacacaagaagaaagagataaagtatTATCTTCCTTGCAACAGCAGCCAGCACCACCCACtgagaaagttaaaaaattaagagacgaatatgaaaaaaaattatctgcTATGCAGAAAGAAATGCGGCTTCTTCAATcagcaaaaaaagaacacgcGAGATTACTTAAAAATCAATCACAGAATGAGAATAGATTACGTGGACTGCGAAATGAATTAGCAGAAATGAAGAGAGCTAAAGTAAagctattaaataaaatgagagaagaagCTCAAAgacataaagaaaatgaattgaaaCGTAATAGAGAAATTGCTCAGTTACGCAAAGAAAGTCGAAGAAATGCAAATATGATTAGATCTTTAGAAGCTgataaaagaatgaaggagGTAGTACTTCGACGTAAACAAGAGGAGGTATCGGCactaagaaagagagatagaggactTAGTCAAAAAGTAGCTGGTAGAACACCTTCCAAACCTATTAATCCAAAAGCATTGAAACAGCGATGGCAAACCTTTGAAAGAACTATTACTAAGCAAGCATTGGCAAAGCAAGCTGCAGCTGAAACAGAACGAGAAATGGAAAGATTATTGCAAGAACGAGATGAATTAGGTAGAGATTTGGATAGATTACAAAAACAGAGAAACATTATGACAACTACGAGAGGAGATACTACTGATATTGACGAGGAAATCGAcaattttaaaagtaaaataagcTATTTGCAG gatAGTATAGCCGAATGTCAAAGAGATATGGTAGAAATGGGAGATGGTGAAGCAGAGAGTGAACCTGGTGTTGAAGCATTAATTTCTACTATTCGTACCGTAGACGAAGCccaatatttattacaaagaaTGTTGGCATTTACATTGGAACAAAGTTGCGTAGCTGCACAAAAACAACTTGAAGTAAGGGATATGGAATCACGGTTAAATCAAGTGGCACAAGAAAGTGACGTGCAGCATCAATTACTTGAACATGTATTGCGCGACCGAGATCTTTTGTCTCTcacaaataatcataatacatCGACATATAGCCCTCCTAGCTCAAGAAGTTCCTCCCCAGATAA CAGTGAAAgttatcaaattataaatatggaAGAAAAACAGCGAAACAATAAAGTGAGGCGAAGAACAACTCAACCTCAAGAGCTTCTCTATGGAGTGCATGCTAGCCCAGAAAGTTTAAAAGTAGAAGATCAAAATCAAAACCACAATCATCCGCTCACAAGGGTACCCAGTGCACCTGGTAGCCTAAA GGGATTAGTACTTACTAGAAGTCAACATAATACAGGTGTTACTGGTGGATCACCGACTTTGAGTCGTCGCGATAGTACGTCACCTCGACCACTGCGACGACCACTTCATCCTGGAGGAGGTTCTAT GGAACAGGTAGCGCATACGGATATTTCTTCACCGCCTGGTTCACCAACGACATACCGACGTTTTAATAGTCGCGAAGAAAATGTCTTCTCCAGACTTACTGCAAGTAGGCAACCAATGTCTGTAGATCCACAGCCTATGAAAGGAATAATTTCCCAATATCAGGGAAag gcTCAACCTCGAGCAATTCTGCAATGTTCTCATATAGCAGAAGGACATAGTAAAGCCGTTTTAACTATTTATGCAACTACGGATTTGCTTTTTAGTGGATCGAAAG atCGCACTGTGAAAGTATGGGACTTGAGGACcggaattgaaaatttaacacTTAGCGGTCACCCAAATAATGTTGTTGCAGTTAAATATTCTGCATTgcatcatttattatttagtgTCTCTGCAGCTTATGTCAAAGTATGGGATTTGCGAGCTGGTAATAGTTGCATAAAAACTCTTTTCTCGTCAGGCCAAGCACAAAGCGGCCCAATTGCTTTATCGACTCCATCTAGAACACTACAAGTACCTGTGGGTGAAACAACGATCAATGATCTTGTATTAAGTTTAAATGAACGAGAATTGTACACTGCATCTAGTGATAAAGTTAGAATATGGGATATTCGTAAATTGACATATAATGGTAAATTAAGTACACCTCATACAGCAGCTGTCATGTGCTTGGCTGTTGCCGATGATGGTAGAGTAATAGCAGGCAGTAAAGATCATTTGATTTCTCTTGTCGAACCTAATACTTCTGGTCAGTCAGTAAGTTTAGCGCCGCCACATTATGATGGAGTTCAATGTTTAGCTACAAGTGACAGTACTCTATTTTCTG gtTCAAGAGATATGTGTATTAAAAGATGGGATTTAAGTAGAATGGAATTAGTCCAATCATTAAATAATGCACACAAAGATTGGATCCTAGGATTGTGTATAATAAACGATGGTACTATCATGGTGTCAGGGTGTCGTGGTGGTGTTTTAAAAGCATGGTCTGTTCCGAAAGATCAAACAGGAGAATGTACTTCTATTGGGGAGGTTCGAGCACATGGATCTGCAATTAATGCTGTCACAACAAATCAACAACACATTTTTACTGCTAGCAA CTCTGGAGAGGTGAAGCTGTGGCGTATTCCTGATTCCTCTTTAACTATGTCTATTTCCACAGTTTCTCtttaa